The nucleotide window AATTTAGTTTCTATCTTTATATGGAGTTAAAATCTTTAGCGAAAATTTCGCAATCGGTCTCAAAGTTGATGGATCTGAAACAACAAACGTAtgcaaaactaaactaaacttaaTAGTCACATTTTATTGAATACGATAATGCATAAAACACAGAAACAGGTGAAGTAGTGCGATAAAATTAGCACTGTAGCTTTTTATTGTGAATCTCTTAGCAAAATAAGGCTCTCATAGAAAATGAACAACTAGTTCTATTTAATTCCATCAATGTATGTAAATGTAAATGTAAATAACACTATCACATATCACACATCCTTCATATTGTAAGGCCCCCATATAGGACACCAACGGTAAATGCAAATAAAAGTACATgatattcaataaattaatagaCGCTCGATTTCAATAAAGGTTTTCATAGCTCTTAGATTAATATCTTAGaattgaccattttttttttaatcaacaaaaatttattaaacatcCAATCTCTCCACAAGAAGAACAGAGAACGATGAAGTACAAACAAAAGGCGtcgtatataggcggaacacctGAAAACAATACCAACAAAGACACCCCTGCAATAAACACCCAAAAGGACATCACCCACCTGATATAGACTCCTATACAACCAACCATTGAAAAACGGCATCCATAACACCTatcgtcactactcaccccCAAAAGAACACCCGTGTAACAGAAAACCCAGTCATCATCACCCCTACTGAGCCACATCCACCTTTTCTAAAGATCAATCAGCTTCCACCACCGCACAACCTTCGGTCCACCGAAAGAACACCTAAAAAAGCCCAAAACCAAACTTGAACCAAAGAAGAACTGACTCCcaatctcgaatcaaaagtgatcggcccaCCAGACTTCAGGACCAAATCAGAAGGCCACCTCACCCGCGGTCTACCAGAGAAACACCAAGTCTGCCAAAAGAAGATTGCAGAAAGACACCAGctcccgatctcgaagcaaAATAACCGGCCCCACCAGTATCCAACACACAAAAAGTAAGACAATTGACATAGTTTGCGGTTGTGCAAAGCgtcaatcaaataaaaaaaaggaagttgCTCAGCTCGAAGGACACCATCTTCAAAACACCCTAAACACAAACAAGAGTAAGCGACAACAGATATGGACCCGAATAACAGAGGCGGTCTCCACAAGGAATCACCCAcaacaaccaccacaaaaaaaccCACCTCCTAACCACCCCCTGCAAAGGCTCCCGTCCGCAAAGCGTTTCAACACCAGATCCGCGACCATCCATCGAAACCACACCAAGACAGTCGAACACCCACACAAACTGAAACACCCCCACGACCACATCACTgccgccaccaccaccaccaccactcaACAACACCGCCGATTTGAAGTGGAAACACAACCCAAATCTTAGAATTGACCATTGTTTGCGTCTTTACGAATATGTAGTGAGTTGCTCTATCAGACAGACCTTATTTATACATTATACATGAACACTTTGATGCATTAATCCAGTCTTTCACAAATTAATGTCGACATATATCGCTCCCAAAATGAATAGTTTTTCTATGTTGCCGCATTTTTTTACTACTACGCCAAATATTATAATCACCAATTTTGTAAATTGTAAAGATATTCAGATCCTCGTTACGGCTCTACTTCCCATAGTAAATTATGCACGAAGAAACATTATCGTAACACCAGTATTTGTGCACAACCAGCAAAACCAAATTTGCTCATAAATTATGCAGAAATTGTATAAAACCATATTTACAATTCTTCCAGCAATGCACACAAAAGTGtggaatttaataaaaaattattccccAACAAAGAATGTAAAACAGATTAGAATGTGACAGAAATAATGCACGCAACAACATATGCACAAAACCAATTTGCATATGACAGAATTGCAACAACAGTGCAACAGCAGTGTAGTAACAAAACACAAACACTACGCGGCAACAGGAATGACCTTGAAGTGCAGTAACTACATAGAATATAAAAGCAAAGAATTAAAGTTGAATTCGGACAAATATATGTTTGCTATTTCTACATAGAATTGCAAACAGTTTGATTATCTAATGgcttttaagtttttcatttttgaatacatgcgtaaaaaaaaaattacattgtcaATGCATAGAAATTGATCTCCTAATGTTATCATTCCTTGCAATTATACATTCCTAAATTGTTATCATTCTACTAAACATAACCATTAGGCTTCGACCCTTTATCATTTCTTCTCCGAATGTCAGCATCGTAATGTAACAAAGCAGCATCCAGAGCCTGCTGCATTGGATCGACAACAAGGGAAACCTGGTCCCGTAGGTTCGACTGTGCAGATACCTTTATTTCCTcaagtttagaatatatttgtGATATGGCGTCTTTCAGTCTTGTAGCCTTACTAACAAGACTTTGTGTTGATACTGGATAAGAAGACCAAAAGTGCCTCAGTAATTCCTGACTACAAACCCAATGATCTAGTAGTTTCTCCTTAGTTGAGTTGGGTAAAATATCAAGGACACACTCCTTAGTTGTGCTTGAGATGCTTTTATTCAATACAGTAAGGACCTTAAAAGCAACCTTATGACTCAATAGAGGATCCCTTAATCCCATAGTTTTGATGTTAGATATGGACTCCCTCAAAGAGTCATAGGCTTCCTCAGAACCCAAATTGCGTCTTATTTTCTCCTTATCGGCTAGGGACTCATCAAAGGTTTTTACTACGTTAGCTTGTTGAGAATCAAAATAGTCACGAGGATCCTTGATACAAAGTGGTACAAATGGATGATTATCTTGTGCCTGAAGATCTTCAATCTGGGCTGTCTTAGAAATTCTGTTTCGCCTCTCCTCCACAACCCCATCAGATTCATGTTTTCTCCGAGCAAGCACTTCTACTTCTGTTCTTGGATGTTCCATATCTATATCTAAAGTTTTTCCTTCAAGAACCACCTCACTTTGTCTGTTGAGATCTTGCAACAACGTTCTTCGATAAAGAGTATTTTGAGCTTCAGATGTTTCCTTGCAACCATCACGGAAGATCCCGTGGTCAGGAAGATGAGTGTAATCATCTCCTTGGTCTGCTTCCATGTCTAAAGTTGGATCAATCCGTCGAACCTTCTTTCGAgcttcattttttaatatctcgtcatctttcaaaaaaacagCAAGATCCTCATCTTCAGCAGCCTCAGCAGCTGCTGCAATAGCATTTTTGGTACTATGGAGATATTCAgctttgaagtatttgttccaGAAATCTACCTCGCTCATGTTACTCGGTACAAAATTGAGGAATGCCTGGTGAATTGCTGGTTTGAGAGCAAAAATCTGATATTTTATTTCTCGAGTCAATTGAAATTTAACTATATTTATCCGACCGTCACTAGTAGTAGGCTTTGTGTCGAAgatcaaacaatttttaaatccAATCCTTTGTGTTAACTTTCGGCTTTCATCTTGGTCGAGCAATTTCTTCTTTGTAGCCCAAAATTCTGATTCTGTAAGCTTATCACTCATCACAAGTTCCTTATGAATCTTCTTCAATTTACTATCTTCTCCCAATAGCTTTATCCTCAGTGTCATTTCAGCAGTGCTAAGTTGTTCATCTGAAACAACTTTTGGAGCTTCTACAGGCTTGCTAATAATACCAGCAGCGAATTCCCGGCAAACATGAAGATCCGAAAAGCTTTCAAACTCAAAGATGTAACTGCCTTGAGAATGTAAAAGCTTAAGCCACGTTTGTTTGTTTGACCCCTCTTTGGTgtttttttgacttttgattaaTCTGAAATCAACGTCAAGCTTGTTGTTTGATGTTGGATCATTAGGCTTGAAAACAAGTTTCGGTCGAGTCAATTTGATAACACCAGGAGTACCAGGATCTTTCACGGTGGATTTATATTTGGCACGCTTGACAACTTGTTGCACCGACGAAGACATCGTTAACCTAAAAGGAAACCGGCGTAGAATTCAATTCCGGTAAGGGTTTAATTCAAAAGCGCTTTTAGGATCGAGAAATCGCTAATGGAAACCGTCACGGTTGGGAGAGAGCATTCTATCTACTCCCGCTTTTTAGTTTTTCATATCTTTGATAATATATTAGGGCTTGGCCTTTAATATATATATGCcgattcaataaaaataaaaataaaaataaaaagataatatttatGATAAGTGTGATTGACAAATCACTATTTATTAAATAAGGTAAAATCTGAACTACCTCTTTCGACACTTTtgtgttggatttttcttttcaaaaataccctcaattttcaatataaataagtagtaacaaatagataagaactaatttaaatattaaattgtaataaacacgatatgaatacATATGTCTgttttcttttccctttatcatttaaaaagtgtaacaaactagatgaatatatttatacttattttttcattatctcaattatacccttaaacaattctttctataataaagattgttttgatttccttaaaaaaaaagaatttatattatatttttttgttgtattttttgtgtcaaaatagataatcatggttagtttgatttgttataacttgaaagcaactaacatttataattttttaaaaagttatatttagAATTTATTGAGAAAGttcattagaattttttttatcaaaattcaactAAAC belongs to Medicago truncatula cultivar Jemalong A17 chromosome 6, MtrunA17r5.0-ANR, whole genome shotgun sequence and includes:
- the LOC25496637 gene encoding general transcription and DNA repair factor IIH subunit TFB1-1 — its product is MSSSVQQVVKRAKYKSTVKDPGTPGVIKLTRPKLVFKPNDPTSNNKLDVDFRLIKSQKNTKEGSNKQTWLKLLHSQGSYIFEFESFSDLHVCREFAAGIISKPVEAPKVVSDEQLSTAEMTLRIKLLGEDSKLKKIHKELVMSDKLTESEFWATKKKLLDQDESRKLTQRIGFKNCLIFDTKPTTSDGRINIVKFQLTREIKYQIFALKPAIHQAFLNFVPSNMSEVDFWNKYFKAEYLHSTKNAIAAAAEAAEDEDLAVFLKDDEILKNEARKKVRRIDPTLDMEADQGDDYTHLPDHGIFRDGCKETSEAQNTLYRRTLLQDLNRQSEVVLEGKTLDIDMEHPRTEVEVLARRKHESDGVVEERRNRISKTAQIEDLQAQDNHPFVPLCIKDPRDYFDSQQANVVKTFDESLADKEKIRRNLGSEEAYDSLRESISNIKTMGLRDPLLSHKVAFKVLTVLNKSISSTTKECVLDILPNSTKEKLLDHWVCSQELLRHFWSSYPVSTQSLVSKATRLKDAISQIYSKLEEIKVSAQSNLRDQVSLVVDPMQQALDAALLHYDADIRRRNDKGSKPNGYV